One Dysosmobacter welbionis DNA segment encodes these proteins:
- a CDS encoding NUDIX hydrolase: MRHVTLLEELEAYRPWNDQEERDRAELLRRLRSGEALYTRDNAAGHLTASAWVVSPDLTQVLMAYHNLYDSWSWLGGHADGDRDLLAVSMREVREESGLTAVRPVSPHIYSLEILTVDGHEKRGAYVSSHLHLNVTYLLEADPAAPVRRKPDENSAVAWFGLEEAVAASSEPWFRERIYRKLNAKLALFSGEQGM; encoded by the coding sequence ATGAGACATGTGACGCTGCTGGAGGAATTAGAAGCGTATCGCCCCTGGAATGACCAGGAGGAACGGGACCGGGCGGAACTGCTGCGGCGGCTGCGGAGCGGCGAGGCGCTTTACACCCGGGACAACGCTGCCGGGCACCTGACGGCCTCCGCCTGGGTGGTGAGCCCGGACCTGACACAGGTGCTGATGGCGTACCACAACCTCTACGACTCCTGGTCCTGGCTGGGCGGCCACGCGGACGGGGACCGGGATCTGCTGGCGGTATCCATGCGGGAAGTCCGGGAGGAGAGCGGACTCACGGCGGTGCGTCCGGTATCGCCCCACATTTACTCTCTGGAAATCCTCACTGTGGACGGCCACGAGAAGCGGGGCGCCTACGTCTCCTCCCACCTGCATCTGAATGTGACCTACCTGCTGGAGGCAGACCCGGCGGCCCCCGTGCGCCGGAAGCCGGATGAGAACAGCGCTGTGGCCTGGTTCGGTCTGGAGGAGGCGGTGGCCGCCTCGTCGGAGCCCTGGTTCCGGGAGCGCATTTACAGGAAGCTCAACGCCAAGCTGGCGCTGTTCTCCGGGGAACAGGGGATGTAA
- a CDS encoding helix-turn-helix domain-containing protein gives MLAENLKALRKAKGLSQEELAARLHVVRQTVSKWEKGRSVPDADLLIRLAEELDTTSAALLGPEVPPEAERGGTAEQLARIAEQLAVKNRRARRIWRIVAGVLIAFVMVNLLLILLNFAAFRSFQAEAESTVQAQELPRGES, from the coding sequence ATGCTTGCAGAGAATTTGAAGGCCCTGCGGAAGGCCAAGGGCCTCTCCCAGGAGGAGCTGGCCGCCCGACTCCATGTGGTGCGGCAGACCGTCTCCAAATGGGAAAAAGGCCGGTCCGTGCCGGACGCGGACCTGCTGATCCGGCTGGCGGAGGAGCTGGACACCACCTCCGCGGCTCTGCTGGGGCCGGAGGTCCCGCCAGAGGCGGAGCGCGGCGGAACAGCGGAGCAGCTGGCCCGCATCGCCGAGCAGCTGGCGGTGAAAAACCGCCGGGCCCGGCGGATCTGGAGGATCGTGGCCGGGGTGCTGATCGCCTTTGTGATGGTCAATTTATTGTTGATTCTATTGAACTTTGCGGCGTTCCGCAGTTTCCAGGCGGAGGCCGAATCCACTGTCCAAGCGCAGGAACTCCCGCGCGGAGAGTCGTAA
- the spoIVB gene encoding SpoIVB peptidase has translation MPARAAGVTAGGADQDTSARMLVPVGHTVGIKLFARGVMVVKAPESGTPADDCGLQTGDIIVKCGGVSVTSSEQFQSLLQENGETATDLQVRREGGSVTLSVSPEQNEKGAYCIGAWIRDSMAGIGTMTYYDPESGAFGALGHGITDADTALLMPFASGSILPSTVKAVKKGAIGEAGELRGDFDLATDLGDLYANTTSGVFGTLDPGEFTERLGDPMPVAAAGEVHAGPATILSNVEGDAVQEYDVEILQVVENAADGRDLVISVTDPELLAATGGIVQGMSGSPILQDGKFAGAVTHVLLNDPSKGYGILVETMLAAGDFSEEPVA, from the coding sequence ATGCCGGCGCGCGCTGCCGGTGTGACGGCCGGCGGCGCGGACCAGGACACCTCCGCCCGGATGCTGGTCCCCGTGGGCCACACGGTGGGCATCAAGCTCTTTGCCCGCGGGGTGATGGTGGTGAAGGCGCCGGAGAGCGGCACGCCCGCGGATGACTGCGGCCTGCAGACCGGCGACATCATCGTCAAATGCGGCGGCGTCTCCGTAACCTCCTCAGAGCAGTTCCAATCCCTGCTCCAGGAGAATGGGGAGACGGCCACCGACCTGCAGGTCCGCCGGGAAGGCGGGAGCGTGACGCTCTCTGTTTCCCCGGAACAGAACGAGAAGGGCGCCTACTGCATTGGGGCCTGGATTCGGGACAGCATGGCCGGCATCGGCACCATGACGTATTACGACCCGGAAAGCGGCGCCTTCGGCGCTCTGGGTCACGGGATCACGGACGCCGACACGGCGCTCCTGATGCCCTTTGCCTCCGGATCCATTCTGCCCTCCACCGTGAAAGCGGTGAAGAAGGGTGCCATCGGAGAGGCCGGTGAGCTGCGGGGGGATTTCGACCTGGCCACAGATTTGGGTGATCTGTACGCCAACACCACCAGCGGCGTCTTCGGCACGCTGGACCCCGGCGAATTCACCGAGCGGCTGGGCGATCCCATGCCGGTTGCGGCCGCCGGGGAAGTCCACGCCGGTCCTGCCACCATCCTCTCTAATGTGGAGGGTGATGCCGTTCAGGAATATGATGTGGAAATTTTACAGGTTGTAGAGAATGCAGCAGACGGCCGGGACCTGGTGATCTCTGTGACGGACCCGGAGCTTCTGGCCGCCACAGGCGGCATCGTCCAAGGTATGTCCGGCAGCCCGATCCTGCAAGACGGAAAATTCGCCGGTGCGGTGACGCACGTCCTGCTGAACGATCCAAGCAAAGGGTATGGAATTTTGGTGGAAACTATGCTGGCAGCGGGAGATTTCTCAGAAGAACCCGTGGCCTGA